In one Pseudarthrobacter sp. NBSH8 genomic region, the following are encoded:
- a CDS encoding CPBP family intramembrane glutamic endopeptidase has protein sequence MTSTSTQPPRTVLTWKLVPAVLLSASGVLLFGVENDLMGYSVLASSVVTAALIDRELARHLAVIAAGMGIISLVPLNADLSIPHMTWMGGALALAVLVPWLVSRFVYRENIIKFPVNTGRKWPLSAKLYLIAVVALGYLILPVYLIRTGVYQNWPDASDPTIFWRLFLGVNAVGIWDELFFICTAFTLLRRHFPDWLANILQAVVFSSFLWEIGYMAWGPLLTFPFALLQGYTFKLTKSFTYVVTVHLVFDFVLFLALVHAHNRDWLPIFLY, from the coding sequence GTGACATCGACCTCGACGCAGCCACCCCGCACTGTGCTCACCTGGAAGCTGGTGCCCGCGGTGTTGCTCTCGGCGTCGGGGGTGCTGCTCTTCGGCGTAGAGAATGATCTCATGGGCTACAGTGTGCTGGCCTCTAGCGTGGTTACGGCAGCACTGATCGACCGCGAACTCGCGCGGCACCTCGCGGTAATTGCGGCGGGAATGGGGATCATCAGCCTGGTTCCGCTGAACGCGGATTTGAGCATCCCGCACATGACCTGGATGGGTGGTGCCCTGGCGTTGGCCGTGCTGGTGCCATGGCTGGTGTCCCGTTTCGTCTACCGCGAGAACATCATCAAATTTCCGGTCAACACCGGCCGCAAATGGCCGTTGAGCGCCAAACTATACCTGATCGCTGTTGTGGCCCTCGGTTACTTGATTCTGCCGGTGTACCTGATACGGACAGGTGTGTATCAGAACTGGCCGGACGCCTCAGACCCCACGATCTTCTGGCGGCTGTTTCTCGGCGTAAATGCTGTTGGAATTTGGGACGAGCTGTTCTTCATCTGCACCGCCTTCACGCTGCTGCGGCGGCACTTCCCGGACTGGCTCGCCAACATCCTCCAGGCCGTCGTCTTCTCGTCATTCCTCTGGGAGATTGGCTACATGGCCTGGGGTCCGCTTCTGACGTTCCCGTTCGCGCTGCTGCAGGGCTACACGTTCAAGCTGACAAAATCGTTCACCTATGTGGTGACAGTGCACCTGGTCTTCGATTTTGTGCTGTTCCTGGCGCTGGTGCATGCGCACAACCGCGACTGGCTGCCAATCTTCTTGTACTGA
- a CDS encoding DUF4383 domain-containing protein, giving the protein MARWFQLGGGIVYLVLWIYGLVIDMDGADNWLHLVLGRGMVGLGLWLAGMPWRRRRDAPHSAMVRGNRRRRPPPGTNPRDGRRQFLCVGGC; this is encoded by the coding sequence ATGGCCCGCTGGTTCCAGCTCGGCGGCGGCATTGTGTACCTTGTTTTGTGGATCTACGGCCTGGTCATCGACATGGACGGCGCTGACAACTGGCTGCACCTGGTTCTGGGCCGCGGTATGGTCGGCCTGGGCCTCTGGCTGGCAGGGATGCCATGGAGAAGGCGAAGGGACGCACCTCATAGCGCCATGGTTCGTGGAAACCGACGACGGCGGCCGCCCCCGGGCACGAATCCTCGGGACGGTCGCCGTCAGTTCCTCTGCGTCGGCGGCTGCTGA
- a CDS encoding YhcG family protein yields MTATKGPLHHMSTPASFESAPTASSMPDWYPDLLAAVTGKVKAGRSKAIAAANQEMLRSYLAIGRDILERQSLEGWGARIVDRLSVDLKRQFPDATGFSPRNLKYMRAFAENWSSEAIVQAPLAQLPWYHHLALIQKLNAPETRLWYAAAAVENGWSRNVLAHHIETNLHERTGKAITNFKATLPPSDSDLAQQSFKDPYVFDFVSMTGQRNERELEGQLVVHVEKFLLELGQGFAFVGRQVRLTIGDDEFFADLLFYNFKLRCFVVVELKATAFKPEYLGQINMYMSAVDDLLGHTDDEPTIGLLLCKTKNNVVAEYSLRGLSKPIGIAEWESAIVASLPEEFAATLPSISEIEAELSQDFSPGDPVN; encoded by the coding sequence ATGACCGCCACGAAGGGACCGCTCCACCACATGTCGACACCAGCATCGTTTGAATCAGCGCCCACCGCATCCAGCATGCCGGACTGGTACCCGGATTTGCTGGCCGCCGTCACGGGCAAAGTCAAGGCTGGCCGGTCCAAGGCGATCGCCGCTGCGAACCAGGAAATGCTGCGCAGTTACCTGGCGATCGGGCGGGACATTCTGGAACGCCAGAGTCTCGAAGGCTGGGGCGCCCGTATCGTCGACCGGCTCTCGGTGGATCTCAAACGGCAGTTTCCCGACGCAACCGGATTCTCACCTCGGAACCTGAAGTACATGCGGGCCTTCGCTGAAAACTGGTCAAGCGAGGCAATTGTGCAAGCGCCGCTTGCACAATTGCCCTGGTACCACCACCTCGCGCTGATCCAAAAGCTCAACGCCCCCGAAACCCGGCTCTGGTATGCAGCTGCCGCCGTCGAGAATGGCTGGTCTCGCAACGTACTCGCACACCATATCGAGACGAATCTCCACGAACGCACCGGCAAGGCGATCACGAACTTCAAAGCGACGTTGCCGCCGTCGGATTCGGATCTTGCCCAGCAATCATTCAAGGACCCGTACGTCTTCGACTTTGTGTCCATGACTGGCCAGCGGAATGAGCGCGAGCTTGAGGGACAGCTCGTGGTGCATGTCGAAAAGTTCCTGCTGGAACTCGGCCAGGGGTTCGCCTTCGTCGGCAGGCAAGTCCGGCTGACTATCGGCGACGACGAGTTTTTCGCCGATCTGCTCTTCTATAACTTCAAGCTCCGGTGCTTTGTAGTGGTGGAGTTGAAAGCCACCGCCTTCAAGCCGGAGTATCTCGGCCAGATCAACATGTACATGTCTGCCGTTGACGACCTCCTGGGTCATACCGACGACGAGCCGACCATCGGACTGCTCCTGTGCAAAACCAAGAACAACGTCGTGGCCGAGTACTCCCTGCGGGGCCTTTCGAAACCGATCGGTATCGCCGAATGGGAATCCGCGATTGTAGCGTCCTTGCCGGAGGAATTCGCTGCCACGCTACCCAGCATCAGCGAAATCGAAGCCGAACTTTCGCAAGATTTTTCACCAGGAGATCCGGTGAATTAG
- a CDS encoding VOC family protein, with translation MLWPRPIYRDTGRIAAVVVNCADLRAMARFWGEATDRTLHEVNDDHARLRSAKGVGPYLKLLRTSGEETVWNRVHLDLMPYPGDDQAADVARLLALGATDADVGQGNVPWVCLADPEGIQFCVPPGLTWSLS, from the coding sequence GTGCTGTGGCCGCGACCGATCTACCGGGACACGGGGCGGATCGCCGCTGTGGTGGTCAACTGCGCGGACCTGCGGGCCATGGCCCGGTTCTGGGGCGAGGCTACGGATCGGACCCTGCACGAGGTGAACGACGATCATGCGAGGCTGCGTTCGGCCAAGGGCGTCGGGCCGTATCTGAAATTGCTGCGCACCTCTGGCGAGGAGACCGTGTGGAACCGTGTTCATCTCGACCTGATGCCGTACCCGGGTGATGATCAAGCGGCAGACGTGGCCAGGCTGCTGGCTCTGGGCGCCACTGACGCCGACGTCGGCCAGGGCAATGTGCCGTGGGTGTGCCTCGCCGACCCGGAGGGCATCCAGTTCTGCGTCCCACCCGGGCTGACGTGGAGCCTTTCATGA
- a CDS encoding MSMEG_4193 family putative phosphomutase has translation MATVILVRHGRTTANATGLLAGRAAGVSLDQIGREQAALTGERLAAVPVVGVVSSPLERCQQTAQLILDRQAGAPYAPLESDLTECDYGQWQGRTLSDLATEDLWSAVQSQPSAVIFPGGESMAAMQARSVAAIRRHDATFEAEYGTGAVWVAVSHGDIIKSILADALGMHLDLFQRINVGPASVSIVHYGARRPSVHATNTDAGDLSWLSNGLNPGDAPVGGGAGQKAP, from the coding sequence ATGGCGACAGTTATTCTCGTGCGGCACGGCCGCACCACAGCCAATGCCACTGGACTGCTGGCCGGTCGGGCCGCCGGTGTCAGCCTGGACCAGATCGGGCGTGAGCAGGCGGCTTTGACCGGAGAGCGGCTCGCGGCCGTGCCTGTAGTTGGGGTGGTATCGAGCCCTCTCGAACGTTGTCAGCAGACCGCCCAGCTCATCCTTGATCGCCAGGCTGGCGCTCCGTACGCGCCGTTGGAATCCGATCTTACCGAGTGCGATTACGGCCAGTGGCAGGGCCGCACGCTCAGTGATCTCGCAACCGAAGATCTGTGGTCGGCCGTGCAATCGCAGCCGTCCGCCGTCATCTTTCCCGGCGGTGAATCCATGGCCGCGATGCAGGCTCGGTCGGTGGCAGCGATTCGACGCCACGATGCAACCTTTGAGGCCGAGTACGGGACGGGGGCCGTGTGGGTGGCGGTGAGTCACGGTGACATCATCAAGTCAATCCTCGCCGACGCGCTAGGCATGCACCTCGACCTGTTCCAGCGTATTAACGTGGGCCCTGCCTCCGTATCGATCGTGCACTACGGCGCGCGCCGGCCGAGCGTCCACGCGACCAACACCGACGCGGGGGATCTGTCATGGCTGTCGAACGGCCTCAACCCTGGCGATGCGCCGGTGGGCGGCGGTGCAGGGCAGAAGGCCCCATGA
- a CDS encoding DUF3090 domain-containing protein: protein MPTRVHEFAWPDRVVVGTIGLPGARTFYLQVRAGTQIASIALEKQQSALLAEKVDELLDQLLAVEGNPYSIPTSTPIELVDNDQLEAVTEQFRTGAMSLGWDPATAQVVIEAYPITDVDADDNVKSLDEDDADVPEMLLVRMPVGSARAFAKRTREVVGAGRPACPLCGYPVDADGHVCTLPEV, encoded by the coding sequence ATGCCTACACGTGTTCACGAGTTTGCCTGGCCTGATCGGGTCGTCGTTGGCACCATTGGCCTTCCGGGGGCGCGTACGTTCTACCTGCAGGTGCGCGCAGGGACGCAGATCGCAAGTATTGCCCTTGAGAAGCAGCAGTCGGCTCTGCTCGCAGAGAAGGTCGACGAATTGCTCGACCAGCTTCTCGCCGTCGAGGGCAACCCCTACAGCATTCCCACGAGTACTCCGATCGAACTCGTCGACAATGACCAGCTCGAGGCCGTTACGGAGCAGTTTCGGACCGGCGCCATGAGCCTGGGTTGGGACCCCGCGACGGCGCAGGTCGTAATAGAGGCATACCCGATCACCGATGTCGACGCTGATGACAACGTCAAATCGCTTGATGAGGACGACGCTGACGTGCCAGAAATGCTGCTGGTGCGGATGCCGGTCGGCTCCGCGCGCGCATTCGCCAAGCGCACCCGTGAGGTCGTGGGCGCCGGGCGTCCCGCATGCCCGCTCTGCGGCTACCCCGTAGACGCCGACGGGCACGTCTGCACCCTGCCCGAGGTCTGA
- a CDS encoding SCO1664 family protein, whose translation MPASDLLTAELTLTGRITTASNATFLGSIGDTKVVYKPIAGEKPLWDFPDGFLAHREVAAYLVSEVLGWNVVPRTWLRDGPFGEGMVQLWQEKDPDQNGVDLVAADDVPEIGWKHVLEGQDENGRMVALIHEDSPALRRMAVFDVVVNNADRKGDHILAMTDGHRHGVDHGLTFHRDHKLRTVLWGWLGDALTVNEIEGINRVSDGLDGELGRNLADLLNAEEIASVAARCARLRLARRFPAPSGEMSAVPWPLF comes from the coding sequence ATGCCGGCGTCCGACCTGCTGACTGCCGAGCTGACGCTCACTGGGCGCATCACGACGGCGTCGAACGCCACCTTCCTGGGCAGCATCGGGGACACGAAAGTCGTCTATAAGCCGATAGCCGGGGAGAAACCGCTGTGGGATTTTCCCGACGGCTTCCTTGCCCACCGGGAGGTTGCCGCCTACCTGGTTTCGGAGGTCCTCGGCTGGAACGTTGTGCCACGCACCTGGCTGCGCGATGGTCCGTTCGGCGAAGGGATGGTGCAGCTGTGGCAGGAGAAAGACCCCGACCAGAACGGGGTGGACCTCGTTGCGGCGGACGACGTACCGGAGATCGGCTGGAAACACGTCCTCGAGGGCCAGGATGAGAACGGACGGATGGTCGCCCTCATACACGAGGACTCTCCGGCGCTCAGACGCATGGCGGTGTTCGACGTCGTCGTGAACAACGCCGACCGTAAAGGCGATCACATCCTTGCCATGACGGACGGACACCGGCACGGCGTGGACCACGGGCTTACCTTTCACCGTGACCACAAGCTGCGCACGGTGCTGTGGGGGTGGCTGGGAGACGCTCTGACCGTCAACGAAATTGAGGGCATCAATCGTGTCAGCGACGGACTGGACGGTGAGCTGGGCCGAAACCTGGCGGACCTGCTCAACGCCGAAGAAATTGCGTCGGTCGCCGCGCGCTGCGCCCGGTTGCGCTTGGCGCGTCGGTTCCCAGCTCCGAGCGGTGAGATGTCGGCGGTGCCCTGGCCGCTGTTCTAA
- a CDS encoding helix-turn-helix domain-containing protein: protein MSGILPTDIQALRDALDASPDEVTVTLNLTRRSAEKVLELLEAEHSTGAVVLPAKDLFTSTEAATMLSMSRPTLMKLVDAGTVEHVRVGSHRRIPMRAIAKYQRERQLDHEDAAAALEEFRSNISFGDAQ, encoded by the coding sequence ATGTCGGGGATCCTTCCCACTGACATCCAAGCTCTGCGTGACGCGCTGGACGCGTCGCCGGATGAGGTGACGGTGACGCTCAACCTGACGCGTCGGAGCGCCGAGAAGGTGCTGGAACTGCTCGAGGCCGAGCACTCGACCGGAGCCGTCGTGCTCCCCGCCAAGGACCTCTTCACCAGCACCGAGGCCGCGACCATGCTCAGCATGTCTCGACCCACACTGATGAAGCTCGTCGATGCGGGCACGGTGGAGCATGTCCGCGTCGGAAGCCATCGGCGTATTCCGATGCGTGCGATCGCGAAGTATCAGCGAGAGCGCCAACTGGATCACGAAGACGCCGCTGCGGCACTTGAGGAGTTCCGCAGCAACATCTCGTTCGGCGATGCGCAATGA